Proteins encoded within one genomic window of Mesobacillus subterraneus:
- a CDS encoding DUF5700 domain-containing putative Zn-dependent protease: MKVKVDYSLVKDFVEFFDIGEFTERSFQQLVTQFESNTSFNKMLAFYDGVFSKEQYLDILYIAIYNIGYGTDNPSLQLLHKNLCKLRNIDLLRNKLALIERYEFSKMEEKLLETLPVKTEIDINIYFTLDGINGGSIYGNNDMLLNAMFFPSNQKDLYLIEGILLHEYHHIGFKYWLSKSPQFKLTGIDKGIDIARYLSIAILSEGAATYLFNHSQDLYPLVVESHGEDYALKYRQSMDNRQLNIGTLIRELEQDILKALNYAEKDDEIKKLINKYCFDSNGFEPRDKAIGYHMCNVIDKTLGREQLIKCFENPILFFNYYNKGEKNCELSFTSDFMNKWDTSWGFLTN; this comes from the coding sequence ATGAAAGTTAAGGTTGATTACTCACTGGTAAAAGATTTTGTTGAATTCTTTGATATTGGGGAATTTACAGAACGAAGTTTTCAACAGTTAGTGACCCAATTTGAATCTAATACCTCATTTAATAAAATGCTTGCCTTTTATGATGGGGTCTTTAGTAAGGAACAATATTTAGACATTTTGTACATTGCTATATACAATATTGGATATGGAACAGATAATCCTAGTCTGCAGTTACTACATAAAAATCTATGTAAATTAAGAAATATAGATTTATTAAGAAATAAACTTGCATTAATTGAACGATATGAATTCAGTAAAATGGAAGAGAAACTTTTGGAAACACTTCCGGTTAAAACTGAAATAGATATTAATATCTATTTCACATTAGATGGGATAAACGGTGGAAGCATTTATGGAAACAATGATATGTTATTAAATGCTATGTTTTTTCCTTCTAATCAAAAGGATCTTTACTTAATTGAAGGGATTCTATTGCACGAATATCATCATATAGGTTTTAAATATTGGTTAAGTAAAAGTCCACAATTTAAATTAACAGGAATAGATAAGGGAATTGATATTGCCAGGTATTTATCAATTGCCATACTAAGTGAGGGAGCAGCTACCTATTTATTTAACCATTCACAGGATTTGTATCCACTGGTAGTTGAATCTCACGGAGAAGATTACGCACTTAAATACCGTCAGTCAATGGATAATCGACAACTAAATATTGGCACACTCATTAGAGAATTAGAACAAGATATCTTGAAAGCCCTCAATTATGCTGAAAAAGATGATGAAATAAAAAAACTGATTAATAAATATTGCTTTGACTCTAATGGTTTTGAACCCCGAGACAAAGCAATCGGTTATCATATGTGTAATGTAATTGATAAAACATTAGGACGAGAACAATTGATAAAGTGCTTTGAAAACCCTATTCTTTTCTTCAATTATTACAATAAGGGAGAAAAAAACTGTGAACTCTCATTCACCAGTGATTTTATGAATAAATGGGATACTTCTTGGGGATTTCTTACTAATTAA
- a CDS encoding ROK family protein — translation MNGLRKGSKDLIKEINRSIVINLIRKSGRISRSDVSKITKMSLSTITYIVDELMTIDLVREVGVATSTGGRRPVLLEFNADYGYTVGVKIEEKRVIFALTNLNAEILDLVEKKFNRFDNIQDVVSMIADEIKELLQSADKPMKQLLGIGIAASGLINRQEGTIVRSSMLGWENVPLCQLLSEQLNNIPVFIDKNVNAYTMAELWYGEGRELSNFVCISVGAGLGMSLVVDKKIYYGESGGSW, via the coding sequence ATGAATGGACTTAGGAAAGGCAGTAAGGATCTAATCAAAGAAATTAACCGTTCCATAGTAATTAACCTAATTAGGAAATCAGGCAGGATCAGCAGGTCTGATGTTTCTAAAATTACCAAAATGAGTTTGTCTACAATCACTTACATTGTGGATGAATTAATGACCATTGATTTGGTAAGGGAAGTCGGTGTTGCTACATCCACTGGGGGTAGAAGGCCTGTACTGCTGGAGTTTAATGCGGATTACGGCTATACGGTTGGAGTGAAGATTGAGGAAAAAAGGGTTATATTCGCTTTAACCAATCTAAATGCGGAAATTTTGGATTTAGTAGAAAAGAAGTTTAACAGATTTGATAATATCCAGGATGTTGTATCAATGATTGCTGATGAAATTAAGGAGCTTTTACAAAGTGCTGATAAGCCAATGAAGCAACTATTGGGTATCGGAATCGCGGCTTCTGGATTAATCAACCGCCAGGAAGGGACGATTGTTAGATCATCCATGCTGGGATGGGAGAACGTACCTTTATGCCAATTGTTAAGCGAACAGTTGAATAACATCCCTGTATTCATTGATAAAAATGTCAACGCTTACACAATGGCTGAATTATGGTACGGAGAAGGAAGAGAACTATCAAACTTTGTCTGTATATCTGTTGGTGCCGGTTTAGGTATGTCCCTTGTTGTGGATAAGAAGATCTACTATGGAGAATCCGGGGGGAGCTGGTGA
- a CDS encoding ROK family protein, which produces MENPGGAGEFGHTVMKIGGYPCHCGQKGCLEMYASEFFLSNRGIEIRANYPETIIDDFSFEEVSTAAEKEDPLAIELMNSFGENLGYGILNAINALNPHTILLIGEGMKYKHLFMDTAVNIAKVNFFSAANIQTEIRPTQLGDDSWLKGAALLAITHLFQAPIYEESKSILN; this is translated from the coding sequence ATGGAGAATCCGGGGGGAGCTGGTGAGTTCGGCCATACTGTAATGAAGATTGGCGGCTATCCTTGTCATTGTGGACAAAAGGGATGCTTAGAAATGTATGCATCTGAATTCTTTTTATCTAACCGTGGCATTGAAATAAGAGCAAACTATCCGGAGACAATTATCGATGATTTTTCATTTGAAGAGGTTTCGACTGCAGCGGAAAAAGAAGATCCACTGGCAATCGAGTTAATGAATTCATTTGGTGAGAATCTCGGGTACGGAATACTAAATGCAATTAACGCACTTAATCCCCATACAATTTTACTTATTGGAGAAGGGATGAAATACAAGCACTTATTTATGGACACCGCTGTGAATATTGCGAAAGTGAACTTTTTTTCAGCGGCAAATATTCAAACAGAAATTAGACCAACTCAACTTGGAGATGATTCATGGCTAAAAGGAGCAGCACTACTTGCAATCACTCATTTGTTCCAGGCTCCAATCTATGAAGAATCTAAATCTATTTTAAATTGA
- a CDS encoding carbohydrate ABC transporter permease, with protein sequence MVGMTKKKTAFWVAVFLLPNLIGFFTFIVFPLLSSLAISFTNWDLISTMEFVGIDNYKQLMVDKEFWAAFTHTVTFIIGYLPLVMIFGLACALLLNRKVKLRAFFRAAYFLPVVTSWVAVSLVWKWLFNPSYGLINYFLSFVGIEGLNWLQDESLAMPAIIITSVWKDIGFVMVLFLGGLQNISTSYYEAADIDGANSWKKFWNITLPLLTPTTFFVTIISLINSFQVFDQVMIMTEGGPGGATNVLVQNIYNHAFRYFEMGYASAMSWILFIVIFVITLIQMKMQKRWAD encoded by the coding sequence ATGGTTGGTATGACAAAGAAAAAGACGGCCTTTTGGGTAGCTGTGTTCCTTTTACCCAATTTAATCGGTTTCTTTACTTTTATCGTTTTCCCGCTTTTATCATCATTAGCCATCAGCTTTACAAACTGGGACCTAATATCCACTATGGAATTCGTCGGTATTGATAATTACAAACAGCTAATGGTTGACAAAGAATTTTGGGCAGCGTTTACCCACACGGTAACTTTCATTATTGGATATTTACCTTTAGTGATGATTTTCGGATTAGCATGTGCTTTGTTGCTTAATCGAAAAGTAAAATTAAGAGCCTTTTTCAGAGCAGCTTATTTTTTACCAGTAGTTACATCCTGGGTTGCTGTCTCTCTAGTCTGGAAATGGCTGTTTAATCCGAGTTATGGATTAATAAATTACTTCTTATCATTTGTTGGTATTGAGGGGCTTAATTGGCTCCAAGATGAAAGTCTAGCAATGCCAGCGATCATCATCACAAGTGTCTGGAAAGACATTGGATTTGTTATGGTACTCTTCTTGGGCGGCCTACAAAATATTTCAACCTCTTACTACGAAGCCGCAGACATCGATGGGGCAAATTCCTGGAAGAAATTCTGGAATATAACCCTCCCGCTTTTGACACCTACGACATTTTTTGTAACCATCATTTCTTTGATTAACTCATTCCAAGTTTTTGACCAGGTCATGATCATGACTGAAGGCGGTCCTGGCGGCGCAACAAATGTACTAGTTCAAAACATATACAATCATGCTTTCCGGTATTTTGAAATGGGCTACGCTTCCGCAATGTCATGGATTTTATTCATCGTCATATTTGTGATTACTTTGATCCAGATGAAAATGCAGAAAAGGTGGGCGGATTGA
- a CDS encoding carbohydrate ABC transporter permease — translation MLLPFLWMISTSLKNQGATMVFPPQFIPDHASFQNYKDVTGAFPMLHFLGNSLLVAVLTTLGQLLLCSMAAYAFARMQFWGRDKLFLLYLATMMVPAQVTMIPQFILMKNFGWLDTYQALIVPGLFSVFGTFLLRQAFLSIPKELEEAAFMDGANHFSIFWRVIMPLSKPTLATLGIFSFMQSWNNYLWLLIVINDKSYATLPLGLSLLQGRWETNWNMMMAGVVISVLPILAVYLFAQKYFIQGMTMSGMKE, via the coding sequence ATGCTGCTTCCCTTTTTATGGATGATTTCTACTTCATTAAAGAATCAAGGAGCAACAATGGTCTTTCCACCACAGTTTATCCCTGATCATGCAAGCTTTCAAAACTATAAGGATGTGACAGGGGCATTCCCAATGCTTCATTTTTTAGGGAATTCCTTATTAGTAGCGGTTCTGACAACTTTGGGCCAACTGCTTTTATGTTCTATGGCAGCTTATGCGTTTGCCAGGATGCAATTTTGGGGCAGGGATAAACTTTTCCTTTTATACCTTGCCACTATGATGGTTCCAGCGCAGGTCACCATGATACCTCAGTTTATTTTAATGAAAAACTTTGGCTGGCTTGATACCTATCAGGCATTGATCGTCCCTGGATTGTTTAGTGTTTTTGGAACCTTTTTGTTACGGCAGGCATTCTTGTCGATTCCGAAAGAACTTGAAGAGGCTGCATTCATGGATGGTGCCAACCATTTTTCAATATTCTGGCGTGTAATCATGCCGTTATCTAAACCAACACTCGCGACGTTAGGCATCTTTTCATTCATGCAATCTTGGAACAATTACCTATGGCTACTTATTGTAATTAATGATAAAAGCTATGCTACTTTGCCTCTAGGATTATCTCTTCTGCAAGGGAGGTGGGAAACGAATTGGAACATGATGATGGCAGGCGTAGTCATTAGTGTTTTGCCAATACTTGCAGTCTATCTATTTGCGCAGAAGTACTTTATTCAAGGAATGACAATGAGTGGAATGAAAGAATAA
- a CDS encoding ABC transporter substrate-binding protein, with protein MTQKKLVSAIVLLFMLTFTVLAGCSDSEKSSGDSKDEKVTINYFTFSPGTDHEKDLQDMISAFEKQNPNVKVDYEIAAYDDYFTKLQTMIAGGKAPDVFELNYENFVSYASKGALADLSKYIEEDKDFDPSKLNQEAYKAYQYEGKQYGMVESFSNVVTFYNKDLFDKAKVDYPTAEWTWEDELAAAQKLTNKDEKIWGTYSPIQFHEFYKVIAQNGGSVFNEDKSEVTIDSPENAEALQYMVDKVNKYKVTPSVGDLSGQSPEDLFKNGQIGILHTGIWMLSAFKDAPFKWDIALEAGNTQKAHHFFANGLAVSKDSDAQNAAYKFARFMSASDEAAEIRIASSWELPAITNEEILKPYLEQTPPESREVIFEALDTLVLPPVIEDWSKMSDLITKELENVVNGKKSPEEALKVMQGELEKLK; from the coding sequence ATGACTCAGAAAAAGCTAGTTTCGGCTATTGTTCTACTATTTATGCTTACTTTTACTGTATTGGCAGGATGTTCTGATTCGGAAAAGAGCTCTGGAGATAGCAAGGATGAAAAGGTAACCATCAATTACTTTACCTTTTCACCAGGTACTGACCATGAAAAAGACCTACAGGACATGATCAGTGCTTTTGAAAAGCAAAATCCAAATGTAAAAGTAGATTATGAGATTGCTGCTTATGATGATTATTTCACAAAGCTGCAAACCATGATTGCTGGCGGGAAAGCACCGGATGTATTCGAGCTTAACTATGAAAACTTCGTTAGTTATGCCTCAAAGGGAGCTTTAGCGGACCTGTCTAAATACATTGAAGAAGATAAAGACTTTGATCCATCTAAATTAAATCAAGAAGCATATAAAGCTTATCAATACGAAGGAAAGCAATATGGTATGGTGGAAAGCTTCTCAAACGTTGTTACTTTCTACAATAAAGACTTGTTTGATAAAGCAAAAGTGGATTATCCAACTGCAGAATGGACATGGGAAGATGAATTAGCAGCAGCGCAAAAGCTCACAAACAAGGATGAAAAGATCTGGGGTACTTATTCACCGATTCAGTTCCATGAATTCTATAAAGTGATTGCTCAGAATGGTGGGTCTGTATTCAATGAAGATAAATCAGAAGTAACCATCGATAGCCCTGAAAATGCAGAAGCACTTCAATATATGGTTGATAAGGTGAACAAATATAAAGTAACTCCTTCTGTAGGAGATCTATCAGGCCAGTCGCCAGAAGATTTATTTAAAAATGGTCAAATCGGGATCCTGCACACTGGAATCTGGATGCTATCCGCTTTTAAAGATGCACCATTCAAATGGGATATTGCACTTGAAGCAGGTAATACTCAAAAGGCACACCACTTCTTCGCAAATGGATTAGCAGTTTCAAAGGACTCAGATGCTCAAAACGCTGCTTATAAATTTGCACGCTTCATGAGCGCTAGTGACGAAGCCGCAGAAATTCGAATTGCAAGTTCATGGGAACTTCCAGCAATCACGAATGAAGAAATCTTAAAGCCTTATCTGGAACAAACTCCTCCAGAAAGCAGGGAAGTGATTTTTGAAGCACTGGATACGCTTGTTTTACCTCCAGTAATTGAAGATTGGAGTAAAATGAGTGACCTGATCACAAAGGAACTAGAAAATGTGGTGAATGGTAAAAAGAGCCCTGAAGAAGCATTGAAAGTTATGCAGGGAGAATTAGAGAAGTTGAAGTAA